The window GCGGGCAGGCCCACGCCCAGGGCCCCGGACACCACCAGGTCGGCGGCCAGGCGCTCCCCGTAGGCGCGAAGGCGGGCCTCGGTGGTGGTGGTCTCCTGGAAGAGCAGCAGGCAGGCGACCGCCGTGGTCACCAGCAGGGGCGTCATGACGCCCGCCACCCGGCGGACGTCGGCGCGCGCCTCCCGGTCGGCGACCAGGGAGGCGGCCCTCCTGCGGGTGAGCGGGCGCAGCAGGAGCAGCACCGCGTGGACCAGCACCGGGGAGAGCAGGACCGCGGCGGCGACGAGGACCAGCGCGGCCGTGGCGGCGGCGGTCACCGCCACCACGGTTCCGGCCAGGCCCCAGGCCGTCGCGAACAGGGCCGCCGCGCCGCACAGGACCACGGTGCCGAGCACCGGGCGGGCACGGGAGAAGGAGACGGGTTCGGCCTGCGCCGCGCGCATCGCCTCCACGGGCGCGATCCGGCCCGCGGTGAGCGCGGGGCGCCAGGAGGCCGCCAGCGGCACGGCCAGGGCCAGCGCCGCGCCCGCCGCGAGCGGGGGCCAGCCCAGGACCAGCGCGAACCCGTCCGGCAGCGCTCCCAGCTCCGCGAAGAGCCTGCTCAGGAGCAGCGCCAGCGCCGTACCCACGACGCAGGAGAGCGCGGCGGCCACGCACCCCAGGACCAGGGCCTCCCCGACGACGAGTCGGCGCACCAGCCCCGGCCGGGCCCCGGCCAGGCGCAGGAGGGCGAACTCCCGGGCGCGGTCGCGCACGGTCAGGGAGAGCAGGCCCGCGACCGTGACGGCGGCCACCGCCAGCGCCAGCGCGGCCATGGTGCCCAGGAACCGGCCCATGCCCGAGGCCAGGTCCCGGTTCTCCCCGTCCAGGGCCAGCGCCGTGGAGCGTTCATCCCCGGTGAGCACCCGGGCGCCGGGCGCGGCCTCCTCGACCGCCCCGGCCAGCCGGTCGGGGCCGGTTCCCTCCCCGGGCCAGAGCAGGGCCAGGACCGGATCCCCGCCCCGACGCGCGGCCTCGACGGGTGGGAAGAACAGGGCCCGGTCCGGGGCGCCGCCGCGCTCGACGGTTCCGGTGACCAGCACGTCGGCGGTCCCGTCGGAGGTCAGGACCCGCGCACGGTCGCCGGGGGTGAGCCCGGCGTCGGCGGCGGTGCGGGTGTCGAGGACCACCTCGCCCACGCTCTCGGGGGCCCGCCCGGTGGCGGGGGTGAGCCCCTCGGCCTCGGCGAGCGCCCATGAGTGGCCGAAGGAGCGGTCGGAGTGGCCGCCGAGCGTACGGTCGGCGGTGACCACGTAGGCGGAGAAGGGCGCCTCGACCGCCGTCCGGCGCACACCGGGGAGGCGCTCCAGTTCCGCTACGGTATCCGGGTCCAGCCGGGGCGGTTCCCCCAGCGGGGAGGCGGTGATCCCGGCCGCGGCCTCCTCGGGGACGGCCGTCACCACGACCGGTGCCCGTGACAGCGTCCAGGAGGCCCCGGCTCCCCCGGCGGCCACCCGCTCGGCCGAGTCCTGGAGGGCGAGGACGGCCGTGGCCAGCCCGGCGCCCAGGGCCACGGTCAGGACCGACAGGGCCAGTTGGCGCGCGCGGTCGGCGGCGCCGCGCAGAACCATCCGCATCACGCGGCACCGCCTCCCCCGTCGCCCGGGTCCGCCTCGTGGTGGCGCGGGTCCTCTTCGAACTGGTCCGGGTGGGGCGTCCGACCGGTCGGCACCTCGGGTGGCATGGTGGGCGACGCCGTGAGCGATGCCGCGGCCACCGTCTCGGGCAGCGCCGCGGGCGGGGCCGTGCGCGGCACGCCGGGTACCGCCCCGGGTGGCATGGTGGACGCCGACGCGGGCAGCGCCGCGGCCACCACCCCGAGTGGCGCGTCGTGGTGCGTCGCGCGGTTCACCGCTCCTCCAGACGTCGGATCCAGGCCGGGACGGAGTCCGCGGTGGGGTCGGCCAGTTCCCCTTGGACGCGTCCGTCGCGAAGCATGAGCACGCGGTCGGCACGGGCGGCGGCGACCGGGTCGTGGGTGACCATGACGACGGTCTGCCCGTGGTCGGAGGCGGCCCGGCGCAGCGCCTCCAGGACACCGGCCCCGGAGCGGGAGTCGAGGTTGCCGGTGGGTTCGTCGGCCAGGAGCACGCTCGGCCGGTGCACCAGGGCGCGGGCGACGGCGACGCGCTGCTGCTGGCCCCCGGAGAGTTCGAAGGGCCGGTGGCCGAGGCGGTCGGCCAGGCCGAGCGAGTCCACGAGGTGGTCGTGCCACGCCTCGTCCCGGGGCAGGCCGGACAGGCGCTGGCCGATGATGATGTTCTCCCCCGCGGTCAGTGAGGGGAGAAGGTTGAAGGACTGGAAGACGAACCCGAACGCCCGTGCGCGCAGCCGGGTCAGGGCCGGTTCGGCGAGACCGGTGATCAGCTGGCCCTCGACCGTCACCGTGCCCGCGTCGAGGCGTTCCAGCCCCGCCAGGCAGTGCAGGAGGGTGCTCTTGCCCGAGCCGGAGGGGCCCATGACCGCCGTGAACCCTCCCCGGGGGAAGGCCGCGTCCACCCCGGCCAGCGCGTGGACGGGGACGCCTCCCCTCCTGTGTGTCCTGGTCAGCCCGGACGCCCGCAGCGCGTGGGGTGCGGCGTCGGCTCCGGCCCGGTCCCGGACGTGCCCGTCCATGGCGAACTCCGCTCGTCTCGTCGTGTGGAAGGGGCGTCGGCGCCCTTGTCCGGCCCCCTCGCAAGAGCCAAACACGGGGGCCGGTCGGCGTCACTGGGCCTGGACGGAGGTCCGGGGGTGGGGCGGTCCCCACCCCCGGAGACCGGCCGCGGCAGGGGGACGGGCCGCGCGGGCGGGCCCGTCGGCGGTGTGGACGCGGGCCCCACGGACGGGCTCGGCGGCGCCGGCGGGCAGGATCCACGGGCGGGACACGCGGCCCCGCTCCCTCCCGACGACCGCGTCCCCTGGTCGCGGTGTCCGGACGTCCCTATGCTTTGCCGGGGCCGCCCGTCTCAGGGAGGCGGACAGAGATGAGGGGGAGTCCGTGACGGACGGATACGACGTGCTGGTGGTGGGGGGCTCGGGCGTCGACACGATCGTCCGGGTGGACGAACTGGCCCTGCCCGGCGGGGACTCGGTGTTCGTCCCGCCGGTGGCCGACTACGTGGGGCACACCGGCAACGGGGTGGCGCTGGGGTGCCACGCGCTGGGGCTGGCCACCAAGTTCATCGACTACCTGGGAGACGACGCCCAGGGCCGGATGGTGCTCGACTCCTACGCCGAGCGGGGGCTGGACTTCAGCCACACCGTCTCGCCGCACGGCACGCCCCGGGGCGTCAACCTCGTGGACCGGAGCGGGCGCCGCTTCTCCTTCTACGACGGGCGCCACCCGGACGACCTGCGGCTGCCCCCGGAGTTCTACCTGCCCTTCGTGCGACGGGCCCGGCACGCGCACCTGTCGATCATCGGCCACAACCGGGACATGTACGGGGACCTGGAGCGCCACGGCCTCACCACCTCCACGGACCTGCACGACTGGGACGGGACGAACCCCCACCACCTGCACTACGCGCTGCGCTCGGACGTGGTGTTCATGAGCGCGGCGAGGGTCCGCGACGGGGTCGGGGACGTGCTGCGCGACGTGGTCGGCCTGGGGCGGGCCCGGGTCGCCGTCGCCACCGACGGCGAACGGGGCTGCCACGTCCTGGAGCGGGGCTGGGACGCGCCGCGCGGCTTTCCCGCGGTGCGGCCGAACCGGCCGGTGGTGGACAGCAACGGCGCGGGGGACGCGTTCGTGGCCGCCTTCCTGTACGCCTGGCTCGGCGGGGAGCCCGTGGAGCGGTGCGTTCTGGCCGGGGCGGTGGCGGGGGCCTTCACCTGCGGCAGCGCGGGAACGCACACCGAACTGATCGACCTGCCCACGCTGCGCCGTCTGTCCGGGGACGCCGAGTACGAGCCCGTCTGAGGGGGCGGCCGGAAGTGGTGCCGGTGTGGCGTGCGGGGCGGGCCCCTGAACCTTGACGGCCGCAGCGTCGGCGGCGGGGCCGGTCTCCGCTCGGCGCCCGCCCGCCGGACGGGGGCGCGCGGGATCCACGCACGTCCCACGGTCGCTCCGGCCGCCCCGCACGGTCCCGGGCGCCGGGTCGCGTTGGGCGGCGGGGCGCGGAGCGACGTAGCGTGACCCCATGGAAATCGATCTGCGTACACGCACGGCCCTGGTGACCGGCTCGACCCAGGGCATCGGCCTGGCCATCGCCACGGCGCTGGCGCGGGCCGGGGCGACGGTGGCGGTCAACGGGCGCAGCGAGGAGAAGGTCGCCCGCGCGGTGGAGGCGGTCACCGAACGGGTGCCCGGGGCCGCACTGGTGGCCGCGGCCGCCGACGTGACCACCGAGGAGGGCGTCGACCGGCTCCGCGGGCTGCTCCCCCGGCTCGACGTGCTCGTCAACAACCTCGGGATCTTCGGGGCTCAGGACGCGCTCGACATCTCCGACGAGGAGTGGCGGCGCTACTTCGAGGTCAACGTGCTCTCCGCCGTGCGCCTGACCAGGGCGTTCCTGCCAGGGATGACCGAACGCGGGTGGGGCCGGGTGCTCAACATCGCCAGCGACTCGGCGGTGGTGATCCCGGCCGAGATGATCCACTACGGCATGTCCAAGACGGCGCTGCTCGCGGTCTCGCGGGGGTTCGCCAAGGAGGCCGCGGGCACGGGGGTGACCGTCAACTCGGTGATCGCCGGTCCCACCCGCACCGGCGGCGTGGAGGACTTCGTCTACCAGCTCGTCGACCGGGACCTGCCCTGGGAGGAGGCGCAGCGGGAGTTCATGCGCCTGCACCGGCCGCAGTCGCTCCTGCGGCGGCTGATCGAACCCGAGGAGATCGCCAACATGGTCGCCTACCTGAGTTCGCCGCTGGCCTCGGCCACCACGGGGGCCGCCGTGCGGGTGGACGGCGGGTACGTCGACTCCATCGTCCCCTGAGAACGCGTCCGGACGCCGGGCGGGGGCGCCCGGCGTCCGGGGGCGGCGCCGCTCTCAGCCGGTCGCGTCCACGGACCGGTGGAGCCGGTCGGCGAGCGCCGCGGTGTGGCGGGCGAACTCCGGCGGACCCTCCACCGTGAAGGGCAGGCCGGTGAGCGCGAGGACGACCGCGAGCCACTCGTGGGAGTCCACGCGGGCGGTGTAGCGCGCCCGGTCGGGTCCGACCGCCTCCAGGTCGCCGTCGATCCGGGAGATCCGCGCCGCCACCTCCCCGGCCGACGCGTCGAACAGGACCGATACCGTGTGCCGGGCCCGCCCCGCCCCGAAGCCCCGCTCCAGGTGGTCGGCCAGCGGTTCCCCCGGCAGCTCCCGGCGGGTGAAGGGCGCCCTCGTGGGGGTGACCCCGGTGATCCGGTCGAGTCGGAAGGTCCGCCAGTCGTCGCGCTCGCGGTCCCAGGCGAACAGGTACCAGCGCCGTCCGGACAGGACCAGCCGGTACGGGTCCGCCTTGCGGCGCAGCTCGCGGCCGTCGCCGCCGCGGTGGAGCATCCGGACCCAGTGCCCGTCCGCGACGGCCTCGCCCAGGTCGGTGAGGACCCGTGTCCGCACGCCCGGCCACACCCGCTGCTCCGGTTCGACCGCCGCGGCCATGGCTTTCGCCCTGCGGGCCAGGCGCGAGGGCAGTACCCGGCCGAGCCGGGCCAGGGCCCGCTCCGCGCTCTCCTCCACCCCCTCCACCCCGCCGAGCCCGGCGGCGACGATCCGCAGGCCCAGGGCGGCGGCCACGACCTCGTCGTCCTCCAGGAGCAGGGGCGGCACCGCGCGGCCAGCGGCCAGCCGGTAGTGGCCTCCGGGACCGCGGAGGCTCTCCACCGCGTAGCCCAGTTCGCGCAGCCGGTCGATGTCGCGGCGCAGCGACCGCGGGCTGACCTCCAGGGCGGCGGCCAGGTCCGCGCCGGGCCAGGCCCTGCCGGTCTGGAGCAGGGAGAGCAGGCGCAGCATCCGCGCACTCGTGTCGGCCATACGGCCCATTCTCCGGCGGGTTGTGGCCGGAATCCGACCGCAATCCCCGGTGTGGCGCGGTTGCCGATCTGGCCGGGAGTTCCGGCAGTCCGGAACACGGATTTGCGCACGGTCACGGGGGTGACAGAAAGGCATCGGTGGTGTGATCGTGGGCACCGGCGGCGTTTTTGTGGGATCGCTCCCCGTCGCCGCGGCCGGAGACCTCATGCGCTAACCAGCGGTTCTCGGGAAAGAGAACGGCACAGAAGTCGCGTTGCGCCCCCGTTCGATCACTCTGCGCACCCATCCCTTACTGAGAGTTTACCCGGACCGGGTAGACATAGACGGAATAGGCCCCCACGGACCTGAGATAAGGATGTGCGCGACGTGATGGACTGGTTGAGCAACCTCTTCGGCGGAGCAGCCGAGGAAGCAGCCCAGGGAGTGTCCGACGCCGTGGGCGGAGTCGGCGAGGCCGTGGGCGGGATCGGTGAGACCCTGGGCGGCGCCGGAGAGGCCGCGCAGGCCTACGGCGAGGAAGCCGTCGGCGGGTTCGCCGAAGGCGCCCAGGCCTATGGCGAAGAGGCCGTGGGCGGTTTCACCGAGGGCGCCCAGGCCTACGGCGAGGAGGCCGCGGCCGGTTTCCAGGACAGCGCCACCGAGGCGGTCGGCGGCTTCCAGGACCAGGTGGACACCGTGAGCGGTATCGCGGAGGACCCGGGCGGCGCCGCCGCCGACCACTTCTTCGGCAACAACTGACCTACCACCCTCCCGGCTCCGGCCGGGAGGGCACGGCCCGCCCGGAGCACCCGTGCCCCGGGCGGGCCGTTCGTGCGCCGCTCCCGTCAGCCGGGGAACAGCCGGTCCGGGCGGTCGTCCGGAGCCCGTTGCCGGTGCCCGGCCGGGAACCGCCTGCGAGTCCGCGCACGAGCGCCAGGACCGCGGTCGCCCTCTCGGACCCGGGACCCTCGGCTCACTCCCGGCGCGGCCGGGCCACCGAGAGCACGGCGAGCGCGGCCAGGGCGGCGACGCACGTCCAGGCGAAGGCGTCCCCGATCCGGGAGTAGACCGTGGTCACCCCCTCCCGGGGCACCATGGCGACCATGGTCTGCTGCCCGGTGGTGAAGTAGTCGGTCGTCGCCAGCACCCGCCCCTGGTGGTCGGTGGCGTTGGCGCGGCCGCGGCTCGCCTGCCGGAACAGGGCCGAGCCGTTCTCCACCGCGCGGAACACCGCGTTGCGCGCGTGCATCTCCTTGATCCCCTCCCAGGTGTTGGCGCCGACCAGCAGGACGTCCACGCCCCGCGCGCCCGCCTGGCGGACCAGTCCCGGGAAGTCGGCGTCGTAGCAGATGGCCACGGCCAGCCTCCCCGCCGGCGTGTCCGCGACGGGCACCGTGCCGGGCCCCGGCTCGTAGGGCTCCAGGACGGGCACCGGCCTGCTCTTGTCGTAGGTCCACACGACCTCGCCGTCCGGGGCGACCATGAGCATCTGGTTGCGGATGTGGGGAGCCCGCCCGGTGTAGACCGACATACCGGCGTTGACGTACACCCCGTGGTCCCGGGCCACCTCCCGGATGTCGGCCACCAGCAGGTCGCGGTCCTCCTCCAGGGTGAAGGCCGCCGACTCGGGCCACACCACGACCTCGGCGCCCGCGGCCGCCTCCCTCGCGGTGCTGGCGAGGAGTTCGTCGTTGACGACGCCGAAGCGCTCACGCAGCACGACCGGATCGGCGGCCCGCAGCGCCTCCAACGAGTCGTACTCCCGGAAGGTCGGCACCAGCTCCTCCCACGCGTCCTGCGAGGTGGTGACCCCCGCGACGCGCACGGTGTCGCCCGAGGGCGCGGCGAATACCAGGCGAGCGCCGCCCGCGACCGCGACCAGCGCGACCGTCCCGGCGCAGGCCGCCGCCACCGTGCGGGCCGCGCGGTCGGTCAGGCCGCGTGCCCACAGTAGCGCCGCCGCCGAGCACGCCCAGGCCACCAGGAAGCTCACTCCGTACACACCGGTCACCGAGGCCACCTGGATCAGAGGGAGGTTGTCGGCCTGGGTGGCGCCGAGAACCCCGTGGATGGTGCCGAAGGGGGTCACCGAGGCCACCGTGAACTCCACGGCCACGGTGGCGAGCGGGAAGACCAGGCTGACCCGCCACGGGGCGCGCTCCCCCAGTCGGCGGTACAGGAGGCGGTCGACGGCGTAGGGGGCCGCGTCGGCCAGGGCCAGGGCCAAGGCGAGCAGCACCAGCGGCGGGGAGAGCAGGTCGGCCAGCCACAGCCAGACCAGCACGGCCGTCGTGCTGGCGGCGAGGACGCCCAACAGGGCGGGCAGCGGTCGGCTGGCGCGTGCGAAGCGCAGCAGCAGGACCGGATAGACCCACGCGAGCAGAGCGATGTCCCAGGCGGCCTGCATCGCGAAGAGGGACAGGGCGGTACCGGCGAGGAGCCAGGCGTAGCGCGGAAGGGTCGGGGGCGCGGTCATGGTTCGGCCTTCGTCTCGGGGAACGGGGGTCTTGGAGAACAGGGGGTCTCGGGGAACAGGGGTCTCGGCCGGCCGGCACGGCCACAACGCTAGGGAGCCGCGGCCCCGGCGCCCATGGGGAATCCCGCCCTGTTCGGGACGCGGCTCCCCACCCAGGAATGCGGTGTTCCGCAGTACCCGCGCGCCCGGGGGGGTGGTTAGTGTCGACGCTGACGCCGACCGCGGCCTTCCCCCGTTCTCCGAGAACACGGGTTCCGAGGGCACGGGCCCGCGCGCGGGCAACCGGGCACGGACGGTCGGAAACGGGTGCCCGGCACGCACCAGCGGACGCGGGCACCGGGCACGGGCAACCGGCCCGGGTGCCCAGCGCGGACGCCGGGGGCGGCGGCGATCGGACAGGCGGAGAGGACGGACGTGACGACGCACGGGGACGCGCATCCGGCGGCAGCGGTGGCGCGCGCATGGGGCCGGGCCGTGACGGGCGCCGCCGCCGGAGCGGTGACCGCGCTGGCCGAGGCCCTCTTCCTCGCGGCGGCCCTCGTAGCCGCCGTTCCCGCGCTGCCGCTCCTGCTCCGTCCCGCCTCGCGCGCGTCCCTGCGCCGGGCGCTGGACGGGGCCGCCCGGCCGCTGGTCTCCCTGGAGCGCGGCCGCCTGTCCGCCCTGTTCGGCGTCGACATCACCGTGCGCCCCGGGACGGCCCGACCGCTGGCCTACCTCGCGGTGCGCTGCCCGGTGGGGCTCTTCGGCGGGCTGGTGCTGGCCTTCTTCGCCGCCGGGCTCTACCTGGCGCTGTCACCGCTGGAGGTGCTCGACGGCAACGACCCCGCGATCGTGCCGATCGGCTTGGCCCTGATGTACCTGAGCGCTCAGGGAACCGTGGGCCTGGTGGGAACGGAACGCTGGCTGGCCCGGAGGTTCCTCGGCCCCAGCCGCCAGGACCTCATGGAGGAGCGGATCGGGGTCCTGGTCGCGACCCGCGCGGGAGTGGTCGCCGCCGTGGACGAGGAGCGCCGCCGGATCGAACGCGATCTGCACGACGGCGTCCAGCAGCGCCTGGTACTGCTGGGGATGGCGCTGGGGCGGGCCCGCCGCGACCCGGGTTCGGAGCGGGGGCGCGCACTGGTCGAGCAGGCCTACGAGGAGTCCCGTGACGCCCTGCGCGACCTGAAGGAGGTCGCCTGGCGGGTCTACCCGGCCGCGCTCGCCGGGTCGGGGCTGCGGGCCGCGCTGCACGACCTGGTCGGCCGGTCGAGCCTGCCGATCGACCTGGAGTACGGCCTGGAGGGCGCGTGCCCGCCGACCGTGGAGACGGCGGCCTACTTCGTGGTCGCCGAGTCGGTGACCAACGCGGTCAAGCACGCGCGCGCCGAACGGGTCAGCGTGCTGGTCGGCGCGCGGGGCGAGGAGGGAGCGAGGTCCGTGGTGGTGCGGGTACGGGACGACGGGGTGGGCGGGGCCGACCCCGCGGGAACGGGGCTGGCCGGTCTGGCCAGCCGGGTCGAGGCGCTCGACGGTCGGCTGTCGGTGGACAGCCCCACGGGCGGACCGACCACGGTCAGGGCGGAGCTGCCGTGCGGGTGATGTTGGCCGAGGACTCGGCGCTGCTACGCGAGGGGCTGGTGCGGCTCCTGGAGGACGAGGGGCATCAGGTGCTCGCCTCGGTCGGGGACGCCGACGCCCTGTTGGCGGCCGTCCGCGAGGAGGCGCCCGACGTGGCCGTGGTGGACGTGCGCATGCCGCCCACGCACACCGACGAGGGGTTGCGCGCCGCGCTGCGGATCCGCCGGGAGCAGCCCGGAGTGGGTGTGCTGGTGCTGTCCCAGTACGTGGAGAAGCGGTACGCCACCCGGTTGTTCGGTGAGAACACCACCGGTGTGGGCTACCTGCTCAAGGACCGGGTGGTGGAGGTCGACGAGTTCCTGGAAGCCCTGGTCAGGGTGGGGAGGGGAGGCGCGGCCTTCGACCCGGAGGTGGTGCGCCAACTGCTCGCGGGCAGCAGCCGCAGGGACCCGCTGGGGCGTCTGACCGAGCGCGAGCGCGACGTCATGGCCCTGATGGCGCAGGGGCACATCAACTCGGCGATCGCGGCGCGGCTGTTCGTGTCGCAGAGCGCGGTGGAGAAGCACGCCAACGCCATCTTCGACAAGCTGGAACTGGGCGACACCAAGGGGTACAGCCGTCGCGTGCTGGCGGTGCTGCGCTACATGCAGGCCTGAGCGCGGGCGGGGCCGGGCACGGGGGCGCCGCGCGGCGGTGAGCGGTGTCCGCCGCGCGGCCGTCGGCCGCGGGTCCGCCGGGGGTGGAGGTCCCGGCGGACCCTGTCCGGAGGAGGGGTCCGGACGGCCGGTCGGTTGGTCGTGGGGATCAGGTGAAGTTCACGTCACTGCACAGGTAGTAGACCTGGTCCATGTGGGAGGCCTGCCAGATCGTGAACACGATGTGGTGGCCGGACCTGCCCGAGGTGCTGACGTCGATGTAGCTGTCCAGCGCGGGCGCGTAGGGACCGGTCTCCTCGACCAGTTCGAGGTCGTCCCAGCCCAGGGCCTGGGTGGTCGGGTCGAAGCCCTGCTCGGTGACGTAGACGCGGAAGTAGTCCGCGCCGTGCTGGGCCTGGTCGTACAGGTGGAGGGTGAAGTCGTCTCCGACGTCGGTGGTCTTCCACTCGCCGACGGCGTCCATCGAGTCGTAGCGGCCGCCCTCGGTGTTGCCGCCGCTGCACAGGGTCCCGTCGGGGATCTGGCCCTGGTGGTCGCCGCCCACGTTGTCGCGGTACAGGCCGTTCCAGTTCCACATGGCGTTGGGGTTGTCCTGCCACGCCTGCCAGCACATGGGGTCTTCCTGCGCCATGTCCGGGTTGAGGTGGTCGCTGCCCCAGCGCTCCCAGCAGCCGTAGTTGCGGCTGGCGGGGTCCACGATCGAGCCGTGCGCGGAGGCGGGGGCGGCCATCGTGGTCAGGGCGACCAGGGGCACGGAGGCCAGGACGAGCGCGCGTGCGGCCCAGGTCCGGCGGGTGGTCCCGGTGCTCTCGGTGGTCTCGGTGGTTTCAGCGGTTCGGGGGGTCATGCTTTCCATTGCGTTCTCCATCGTTCTCGGCTTGGTCAGCCGATCGACGGGAGCGCTCCCACAGCGCATGTTACCCCTCGGAGCCGAGTCGAAACAGAGCGCGGGGAAAATCCCTGGCGCGCCCTTCACGGCGGCGGCCACCGCCCCCGGCGCCCCCGGTCGCCCTTCAGGAGGAACACCCACGCGCACCACCGTCGCCCGCCGACCGGCCGCCCCGCTCCGACGCGGTGGTCGCACCCCCAGGCGACACGGCTGCGGGGAGAGCGCCGACGACGGAGACAGGTTCCCGGTCGCCTCGGATCCGCCACTACCTCCGCTGGTCCACCGCGACTCGTCCGGCCGGATCGATGCCTGACCGCTGGGCCGGGTCGGGGCACCTGCCGGCCGACCGAGCTGGGCGGAGCCGCCCTGGGGGCGGTGGCGGGCGGCCTCCTCGCCGAGTACGCGGGACTGCCGGTTCCGTTCCGGGTCGCGGCCGCCGCCGTGGGGCTGCTGACTGTGGCCGCCCGGCGACCGCAGGTTATTACTGATCGGTTGTGAACCAGGTCACCACCTGCGCATTTCCCTTGTGTGAACCGCGTACCAGAAATACTCCGGTCATATGGTGTTTACATATCACCATTGGCGGGCTACCGTTCAGGAAAGCGTTCCGGACCCGTAACACTCCGTCGCGGGAACCGGCGACGCCTTCGCACACACTGTTCACATCCATCCCCCTACACCCCCGCTCACCCCGACTGGGAGCGCTCCCAATCCTTCCAGTCCTTTTCGCTCGGCTTTACCCCGGATCTAAGGCACGCGAATGCAGCGCTCACCTCCATAAACGCAGGGAATTGTCCACACCTCCCGTCCGCCGGGCCCGAACTCGCCGGCCCGGCACTTCAGAAGGCTCCTTCTGGCAACCCGCTTCCATAAGGAAAGAAGAGATGAGCACACCCCCCCGTGCCGCGAACCTACGTTCGTGGACACGACGCGGCCTGGCCGCGACCTCCGCCCTGGTGCTCGGCAGCACCCTGGCGGTCGCCTCCTCCGTACCCGCCAGCGCGGCGGCCGGTTGCGAGGTCGACTACCAACTCAACGACTGGGGCTCCGGGTTCACCGCGAGCGTGGAGATCACCAACCTCGGCGACGCGGTCAACGGCTGGACCCTGGAATGGGACTTCGCCGGAAACCAGCGGATCACCAACTCCTGGAACGGCACCGTCACCCAGAGCGGACAGAGCGTCTCGGTCACCAACGCCGGGCACAACGCCTCACTCTCCACCGACGGCACCGCCAGCTTCGGCTTCCAGGGAAGCTACACCGGAAGCAACGCCGCGCCCACGGCCTTCGAACTGAACGGCGTGCTGTGCAGCGGTGACGTCGAGGAGCCGGAGGAACCGGAGGAACCGGAAGAGCCCGGGGAGCCCGAGGAGCCCGGCAGCAACGGTCGGGTGGACAACCCGTACGTGGGCGCTGAGGTGTACGTCAACCCGATCTGGTCGGCCAACGCCGCCGCCGAGCCCGGCGGGGACGCCGTGGCCGACGAGCCCACCGGGGTGTGGCTGGACCGCATCAGCGCCATCGAGGGCAACGACAGCCCCACCACCGGCAGCATGGGACTGCGCGATCACCTGGACGAGGCCCTGGCCCAGGCCAACGGTGAACCCCTGGTGTTCCAGGTGGTCATCTACAACCTGCCCGGCCGTGACTGCGCCGCTTTGGCCTCCAACGGCGAGCTGGGCCCGGACGAGATCGACCGGTACAAGAACGACTACATCGATCCCATCGCCCAGATCCTGGCCGATTACGAGGACACCGAGCTGCGGGTGGTGACCACGGTCGAGATCGACTCGCTGCCCAACCTGGTCACCAACGTCTCCCCGCGCGAGACCGCGACCGAGAACTGCGACGAGATGCTGGCCAACGGCAACTACGTCGAGGGGGTGGGCTACGCGCTGGCGCAGCTGGGCGCGATCGACAACGTCTACAACTACGTCGACGCCGGCCACCACGGGTGGATCGGTTGGCAGGACAACTTCACCGCCTCGGCGGCGCTGTTCTTCGAGGCGGCCAACGCCGCCGGTGCCAGCCCCGACGATGTGCACGGGTTCATCGCCAACACCGCG is drawn from Nocardiopsis dassonvillei subsp. dassonvillei DSM 43111 and contains these coding sequences:
- a CDS encoding helix-turn-helix transcriptional regulator, which codes for MADTSARMLRLLSLLQTGRAWPGADLAAALEVSPRSLRRDIDRLRELGYAVESLRGPGGHYRLAAGRAVPPLLLEDDEVVAAALGLRIVAAGLGGVEGVEESAERALARLGRVLPSRLARRAKAMAAAVEPEQRVWPGVRTRVLTDLGEAVADGHWVRMLHRGGDGRELRRKADPYRLVLSGRRWYLFAWDRERDDWRTFRLDRITGVTPTRAPFTRRELPGEPLADHLERGFGAGRARHTVSVLFDASAGEVAARISRIDGDLEAVGPDRARYTARVDSHEWLAVVLALTGLPFTVEGPPEFARHTAALADRLHRSVDATG
- a CDS encoding ABC transporter ATP-binding protein; this encodes MDGHVRDRAGADAAPHALRASGLTRTHRRGGVPVHALAGVDAAFPRGGFTAVMGPSGSGKSTLLHCLAGLERLDAGTVTVEGQLITGLAEPALTRLRARAFGFVFQSFNLLPSLTAGENIIIGQRLSGLPRDEAWHDHLVDSLGLADRLGHRPFELSGGQQQRVAVARALVHRPSVLLADEPTGNLDSRSGAGVLEALRRAASDHGQTVVMVTHDPVAAARADRVLMLRDGRVQGELADPTADSVPAWIRRLEER
- a CDS encoding carbohydrate kinase family protein; the encoded protein is MTDGYDVLVVGGSGVDTIVRVDELALPGGDSVFVPPVADYVGHTGNGVALGCHALGLATKFIDYLGDDAQGRMVLDSYAERGLDFSHTVSPHGTPRGVNLVDRSGRRFSFYDGRHPDDLRLPPEFYLPFVRRARHAHLSIIGHNRDMYGDLERHGLTTSTDLHDWDGTNPHHLHYALRSDVVFMSAARVRDGVGDVLRDVVGLGRARVAVATDGERGCHVLERGWDAPRGFPAVRPNRPVVDSNGAGDAFVAAFLYAWLGGEPVERCVLAGAVAGAFTCGSAGTHTELIDLPTLRRLSGDAEYEPV
- a CDS encoding SDR family NAD(P)-dependent oxidoreductase, with the translated sequence MEIDLRTRTALVTGSTQGIGLAIATALARAGATVAVNGRSEEKVARAVEAVTERVPGAALVAAAADVTTEEGVDRLRGLLPRLDVLVNNLGIFGAQDALDISDEEWRRYFEVNVLSAVRLTRAFLPGMTERGWGRVLNIASDSAVVIPAEMIHYGMSKTALLAVSRGFAKEAAGTGVTVNSVIAGPTRTGGVEDFVYQLVDRDLPWEEAQREFMRLHRPQSLLRRLIEPEEIANMVAYLSSPLASATTGAAVRVDGGYVDSIVP
- a CDS encoding ABC transporter permease, which translates into the protein MRMVLRGAADRARQLALSVLTVALGAGLATAVLALQDSAERVAAGGAGASWTLSRAPVVVTAVPEEAAAGITASPLGEPPRLDPDTVAELERLPGVRRTAVEAPFSAYVVTADRTLGGHSDRSFGHSWALAEAEGLTPATGRAPESVGEVVLDTRTAADAGLTPGDRARVLTSDGTADVLVTGTVERGGAPDRALFFPPVEAARRGGDPVLALLWPGEGTGPDRLAGAVEEAAPGARVLTGDERSTALALDGENRDLASGMGRFLGTMAALALAVAAVTVAGLLSLTVRDRAREFALLRLAGARPGLVRRLVVGEALVLGCVAAALSCVVGTALALLLSRLFAELGALPDGFALVLGWPPLAAGAALALAVPLAASWRPALTAGRIAPVEAMRAAQAEPVSFSRARPVLGTVVLCGAAALFATAWGLAGTVVAVTAAATAALVLVAAAVLLSPVLVHAVLLLLRPLTRRRAASLVADREARADVRRVAGVMTPLLVTTAVACLLLFQETTTTEARLRAYGERLAADLVVSGALGVGLPASAAEAAEGVPGVAAAGGYRQTVTSAGGPYLTTHLVEPETVPRIYDLAVEGGAWEDFGTGGVAVRADTARSRGWRAGRTVELLGPDGTGFTARVSVLYRAGLDFPDVLLPEEAVAPRMLDTLHNGLYVVLDPSADAGRTASLLEEAIDAGPELRVSDRAGHIADQARLGQEDAWITHLMVALVAGFAGVSAVNALVVSVSARARSFALLRLVGASRAQVAGMVAGEALAVSLAGVALGTATALTGVAAVGHALVGGGTVVLAVPLDQYLPLAGAVVGIGLLASLVPAVAALRARPLHAAG